The genomic segment CCATTATGTAGAATAACGCGTGTTCGGCCTTCTCACGATGTAGGCCTGTTTTTTTAGGGAGTGGACCGAAGTTGTGAACTTCATTTCCCATCAGTAAGTGCGGCGTCAGGTGGTACAACTTTAATTTTTCGTGCCGGTAACCATAGTTTCTGAACACATTGTTTTAACAAAAACTTTAGAGgaaattcattattttctttaaaaccgTATATTTTCACACGAGCAGTGATTAGTTAGCAATTTAAAATGAAGATCTATGCTAATTTATTTGTTCGTATCTCACTGGACGTGCCCAGTGATGTACAACGCTGTTTTTAACACCTGAGCAAAGGATAGTGAAAATATAAGCCTAACCATCACCTGCCTGTCTTAGGGGACATGGCTGCATCACCTGTGAAAGATGACTGGAAGCACTCGAGAGTACCCCCCGTAGAGGGGCAACCATTATTACCGGAGTCATCTTTGACCTGGTGCTTGGCTCACCTCCACAAACCTGGATCAGGTACTGAAAACCATGTAGATTCTGGTGGTCTCAGAGAAATGGACAAGAGATCTAGAGTCTATCAGTGGCGAGCCCTAGTTGCTATACGGACGCAGCACATCAAGAGTGGCAAGGCCGGCATTGCCAGATTCAGAGGTCAGGGTGGTCTCCGACCCCTGTTGAATCTGCTCAAACACCCAGAGTGCTCGAGGAAAACTCTGGACCTGGCTCTTAGCATCTTGGCCAACTGCTGCACTGAGCTGGAGACACGCTTGGAGGTGAGAGGAAAAGAATAATAGAGGATGAAATCATCAATATCTTAATGAAAGCACTGTTTGAAATGGCTAACATTACAATATATTTCACTATAGGTTCGTAAACTGGGTGGAATCAATATTTTGGGTAAGTGGTGATTGCATTTGATCGGTTTATCTTTGCAACCCATGATATTACAGTGAGtagcatatatacacatttttctTAACAATTTCAGTGGACATCATGAAGAAAAATGTAGCCATGGAGACGGTCCAGAACCGAGCAGCCCGGGCTTTGGGAAATTTGGCCATGGATCCAGAAAGCTCAGCACTCATCCACTCTGCTGGTAATTATGAAATGTTGCTGTGTCTCCTTACATAATTAAAATTGTATTCATGCACGGACTAATAATGCAATATGATTACACTCTCAGAGCATTAGGAAAGCAGACTGTATTACACAGAATTCACATATGTGTGAAAACTGAGAAGACCTCGTCTTCTAagaatttataaaatgttttacgTTTTGTTTAAAGCATAAGGTCAACTGATCTAATAGCACACGATgatcagaaaaatgaaaaaatggttAAGACCATTGAGAcacttgaaaacaaaaaataatcttACAGTGGATTTGTAGATGAATGGAAGCCACTAAAACTGGAGTTTGGTACATACTGGTTCAAACAAAGCCCTCCTTTGTTTGTACCAGTAGAAAATCTGTACCAGCTGTAGGCATGAGACTGAATTCCAAGGAAAAGCAAGCTATAATAGTACAGGAGGGTGCTAATAAAAGCGTGAATCACTTTTTCCAGGTGGCGTCGAGACAGGTGGGACTTGATTTTTTTGACAACTACCTCAgctgaaaaaaacatgatttaatcATCAATCAAGTCCCTGATTATTTCAAGGATGCTGTCATCCATTcacttgaaaaaaacaaacaaaaacaaagcctAATCCTTCTGTTTTTAGCAGCTACAGACCAATTTCAAACTTTCCATTTATTTCTAAGATTTCAGAAAAAGTAGTTGCAAAGCAGCGTACAGCTACATTAGATAAACAGAATCCTtcatcattttcagtctggttgtTGTAGGACTTATTACTGAAACAGCCCCTCTCAGAGTCTCCAGCGACATCTTGATGCAGAGTGATGCAGGCCATTGTTTCGTGTTATTGTTGTTGGGCATGACCTCGGCTTCTGACACTGTCGATCATCCCGCCTCGCTCCACAGGCTAAAACACTGGGTTAAAGTATCAGGATATTCTTTGACATGGTTTTGTTCAAATCTGTCTGGAAGATCATTTTTTGTGGCTGCTACTAAATTGGTTTATATCTTCTCCCTCTGCAGCATATTTTAggctcttttaaagatatttatgcatttttatgctgatcttattttgttatatatttcttttaaacctcgGGATGTTTTAAAGAGACAGATCTTTCTtgggtgtttggatgctgtcaggagTTGGATGAATGACAACTTTCTGCAACTGAACAATACAAAAACTGAAGTCCTTGTTTGTGCACCTGACAGATTTCTCCTAAAGATAGTTGAGGGTCTTGTCCCATTTGCCTCATTTATTAAGCCCTCAATCAGGAACCTTGGGGTAACTTGTGACCCTGCTCTCTCTTTGGATGCTCATATTGAAACGCTTGCTCATTCTtgtattaatcatttaaaaatattgccAAGCTGAGCTCCTTTGTCTCACAatctgagatggagatgatcgtTCATGCCTTATTTTCATGTCTCGGCTATTGTAACGCTTTTTTCACATGTTTAAGTAAAGAATCTCTGCAACATCTTCAGGTTGTCCAGAATTCAGCTGCAAGGTTAATAACAAAATCTTCCAAGCATTCACATGTCACCCCTATatactaatccagctgcactggctccctatTCATTACagagtgcattttaaaattctgctttTAACATATAGAGCTTTAAATGATCAGGCACTAGTTTATATTCATGACCATTTGCAGCCATACAttcccagcaggtccctgagatcatGTGATCACGGTGTGCTGATTGTGAAGcaaacacagctgaaaaccaaaggtgacagagcctttgcagcagtgaCTCCCTCCTTCTGGAATCCcttcctctcagcctgagatctgCAGACTCagtgatctcttttaaaaagcagctaaaaacacatctttttaaacttgatttagcttagttttatttgttttgatgtgtcctggtttgtttttgtgttttattgtgaagtactttggaattttttttaaaaggtgctatataaataaacatttacttacttgtCAAGGTTTTTGCTGGCGGTCCATTTTTAAACTTAGTGATGCTGGGTTTTTCATGTGGGGCCAGGGAGGAAAGGTCAATGACGTCTGGTGCAGATGGCTTTTAACAGCATTACCTCAGCGTTTTTTTAgttgaaattaataaataaattattagtcGTTTACAAACAGGGAcattattttcataattaaacattttatagggTGGATGATTTCAGCTTCCTTTTGCTATTCTAATTCATAATCAGTGaattaaagaaaacactttaatCCAGACCAAAGtaacatttataaatgtttgGACCTTTAATCTGATCTCTGAAACATGTTTTGCatctgtattatttatttattttttattattaatttttctcttttttttccttctaggtggtgttcctcttcttctcctgaGCGTGTCCCTGTCCTCTGCCTCATCCTCTCCCACAGCTGCTCCACCCACAGATCCCAGTCCCAAACTGGAGTGTGCTCAGTCAGCTGCTCGGGCTCTTCTCTACCTCTCAGATTCCCCCTCAAACCGCCTTTCACTGCTCACTCAAGGGACATTATCTGCTCTTGCTCCTCTCATTGCTCCAGAATATCCCCAGATTTTGAGGAGGGCGGCATTAAAGACCCTCCATGAGCTGACCCGGGGCTGTGGTGTTGAATGTGCCAGGGAAGTGTCCCGTTCTGGGGTCCTGGCTCAGCTTGGTGTCATGGCATCAGGGGACTCGGGTACACCCTTTGAAGAGCTTGCACTCAAAACACTGGCTAACATGTGCTCCCAAGGTTGCCTGCGACCTCTTGTGGGATCCCTGGGGGTCATTCAGAAATTTGTTGAGGAGGTTAAAAAGGATCCACTGAAGTCAGGAGTCTTCCTTAAGGCTCTCTGCTTGTGCTGCAAAGAAGCAGTGAATCGGGCCAAGGTCAAAGACAGTGGTGGGTTGGAGGTGCTAACAGGCTTCTTATCTGCTCATCAGAGTCACCCACTGTCCAGGCTAGCTATTCTGGCCTGTGTTGACTTTGTTTTTGATGAATCTGCCATGGAGCAGTTGCAAGAGTTTGGGCTGGTCCCTCTTCTTGTTGCACAGTTAGTGAAGCTCAccagagaggaggagcagataGTTGAAAAAATGGATGTGAGCTTCACCACCAGCATGTCTTCCACGGAGCTCTTTCTCTCCTCAGGTTTAGATTCTTTTGACTTTCCCCCTCCAGAGGGATACAAGAAGGAGGAGACTGGTAGAGAACAAGGTCTATGTTCATCAAGCTTTCTAAGTCTCAGgtatgaaaattaaaatgtgcggctttatttaaaaaaaaacaaacaaaaaacaacattttctcaGTGAATGGTGTCATTTATGTACATCTCTGATGCTCTCTCCAGGTCCTGGTTGCTGTCTGAAGGATTGATATCTTCTGAAGGAGACCTGCTGGATGCTTCCAGTGTTGATGGGGAATGGGGGAGTCCTCAggtcccatcatcatcatcatctcctcaAACATCATCCCCGAACCCATATTCCATTTCCTCTCTCAAGAACTCATCCAACTCTGCTGTCTCTGTAACACCTAAAAAGGCAGCTCTGCATTCCCCtgtttcctcttcatcttcatcatcctccaGTTCAATCACGCCTCAGACCCTTTCCTCGCCTAATAAAACTACCCAAACACCTCTCTCTCCATCAAAGTTCTCATCCTCACAGAAAAGGAGAAGGGCTCCCTCAATGACTTCCCTAACTAAAGTCACTCTTGACACCCCTCCTTCCATACCTCGGTCAACGACTTACCATCACCCATATCACCCAGAGCCCTGGACGCCTGAGTCTCCCATCCTGCTACTGCTGTCACGGTTCTCCCACGCCAGCGACCCAAGTGCCGCTCTGGTCAGCTCAGGCGTCATGTCCGGCCTGCTGTACTACCTCACTCAGCACCAGGACCCCAGCAGCAGGTGTTTCCGTATGCTTTGCAGGCTGAGCTGCAACCCAAATTGTTTGCAGGCACTGGTTCGAACCGGCTCTGTAGCACTGATTCGCCACCATCTCTGCCAAAGAGGAGGGGGATTAGAGGGAGGTGAAAAGCGGACCGACAGAGTTAAAGACAAAGTTAAACAGCTGGGTAAGATGAACACCACAGGTTCAGAAAAGCTGAGAGGCATTATTTGGCACTAAATGGTATTCTATATATGGTATTCTATATATGGTATTCGTTACTGGTTAATTTGCTAACTGTATCAGATCTTAATACTTgaaaaaactttacattttattcagGAACAGTTTGTAACGATGTGCTAATGTTTTAGGTACTGCTCTTCTGAATAATCTGCGTGTGCAGTGCGAGTCTGGGTTTGGCTCGGGTGTTCTTGCACATGTGATGCTATCAGGCTCAGAGTCGGACAAGATGAACTGTGCACTTTCTCTGCCCTTTATCTGCAGGTGAATATTAGATATATTTCTGAATATGATTCGCTTATTTACTTAAACTTGGTTTGTGAATTATTTGTTGCTTGCTCTTGTTATTCTTGTAGTATCTGATTTGCTTTGAGGAAACTTTCATGTACCGTTGAAAGTGACCATTGAtgactttatatattttttcatcttcCAACAGCAACAAATCCCTGTTGAGGAAGCTTCTTCTGGATAGTGGCGGGCTGCTTGTGGCTTTGCAGCGCCTTGGCTGTGACACTGATGACGAGGTGGATGAAGACCGTACAGAGTGTGAACAGTTGCTCTCTGACCTGTTTAATTCACCACATTCAGGTCTGACTTCTCAGCTCCGTTCTCTGTACTTCTCTCTCTTGATTGGATGCCTGTCTGCTCTGACAGTTACGATTAAAACTGACTttgccaaaagaaaaacaaatccattcACAACACCTTCAGCCCGTAATATTGACAAAGATTCACCCCCTCCCTTGAAAAAGCCACGCCTAGCTGACATATGTCCTTATGGTAACTCAAACTTTGACCTGGTCTTGCTGCTGGATGATGGAACCCAAGTCCCAGCCAATAGGGAGGCTGTGGCTGGGGCAGAGGGCACAGATAGCGTTGGCTCCGAATACTTTAGGGCTCTGTTAAGGGGTGGGTTTGGTGAATCTCAGAGCAATGCAGAAGAAGCCATTCATATCAAAGATGTTAGCGCAGGAATGTTACTGCCGGTGCTGCATTACCTGCATGGGTGTCGCATCAGCAAAGACACTGAAACAGCAAAGGAcaaggaaggagggaggagagagCAGTGTCAGATTTTGGACACAATGGCCTTTGATGTGTTGGATGTTTGCCAAAATGAAGCAGAGGAGCTCTCAGACGAGTTGGGTTTCCAGAAAACACCTTTAGGTGAGATGATGATTGGAGCCTGCAGGTTTTTGGTAAATGAACTACAGACAGAGTTGGAGGATCTCTGTGTGTCACGTCTTTTGTCCTGCTACTCCAAGGCTTCTAGTGAAGGTGTGTCAGCTCCAACAGAGGACAACGCTGAAAAGACTGTACCTAAAATGGACCAAGATTTCCCCAAGTCTGCTAAGGAGAGCCTGGCTTGTCAGACATCTGAGTTGGAGCTGACTGGACTGACAAAGAAACTGAACAGTTCACTACAAGAAATGGAGACGAAGATAACTTCCGTTGTTGAAACGATACAAAAAATCACAGGACTGAATGCAGCTTTagacaaaaacacaatcaaaagaGTCACTTCTGTCTCTAAATCAGTGTGTGCTTCAACAGACAAATCACTCGAGCCAGAAAAGTTGTCATTAGGACCAAAGGACTTGCTGCAAAGTGTGAAACCAGCAGCTCAGGGTTCTGGTTCTTCAGTAACTGTTGTTGCAGTTGAAGCCCTGGCTGCTTTACTGCCCCAGTTGTACTGGTTTTCTCAACGGTATAGCTATCCAACACTGGGTAGGGCCTGCCTGACCTTGCTGCTGGGCTGTCAGAACTGTCCTCagccatttttttcctcttccgtTGCTGGGGATTGCCTTCGCAGACTTGCCAGAGAGGTGGACTGTATAGAAACTCTCAAACGGGACCTGATATGGCTCACCTCAGCAGCTCTGAAATGAGCAAAGGGGGCACACATTGACTGGAAGG from the Melanotaenia boesemani isolate fMelBoe1 chromosome 2, fMelBoe1.pri, whole genome shotgun sequence genome contains:
- the armc5 gene encoding armadillo repeat-containing protein 5 → MAASPVKDDWKHSRVPPVEGQPLLPESSLTWCLAHLHKPGSGTENHVDSGGLREMDKRSRVYQWRALVAIRTQHIKSGKAGIARFRGQGGLRPLLNLLKHPECSRKTLDLALSILANCCTELETRLEVRKLGGINILVDIMKKNVAMETVQNRAARALGNLAMDPESSALIHSAGGVPLLLLSVSLSSASSSPTAAPPTDPSPKLECAQSAARALLYLSDSPSNRLSLLTQGTLSALAPLIAPEYPQILRRAALKTLHELTRGCGVECAREVSRSGVLAQLGVMASGDSGTPFEELALKTLANMCSQGCLRPLVGSLGVIQKFVEEVKKDPLKSGVFLKALCLCCKEAVNRAKVKDSGGLEVLTGFLSAHQSHPLSRLAILACVDFVFDESAMEQLQEFGLVPLLVAQLVKLTREEEQIVEKMDVSFTTSMSSTELFLSSGLDSFDFPPPEGYKKEETGREQGLCSSSFLSLRSWLLSEGLISSEGDLLDASSVDGEWGSPQVPSSSSSPQTSSPNPYSISSLKNSSNSAVSVTPKKAALHSPVSSSSSSSSSSITPQTLSSPNKTTQTPLSPSKFSSSQKRRRAPSMTSLTKVTLDTPPSIPRSTTYHHPYHPEPWTPESPILLLLSRFSHASDPSAALVSSGVMSGLLYYLTQHQDPSSRCFRMLCRLSCNPNCLQALVRTGSVALIRHHLCQRGGGLEGGEKRTDRVKDKVKQLGTALLNNLRVQCESGFGSGVLAHVMLSGSESDKMNCALSLPFICSNKSLLRKLLLDSGGLLVALQRLGCDTDDEVDEDRTECEQLLSDLFNSPHSGLTSQLRSLYFSLLIGCLSALTVTIKTDFAKRKTNPFTTPSARNIDKDSPPPLKKPRLADICPYGNSNFDLVLLLDDGTQVPANREAVAGAEGTDSVGSEYFRALLRGGFGESQSNAEEAIHIKDVSAGMLLPVLHYLHGCRISKDTETAKDKEGGRREQCQILDTMAFDVLDVCQNEAEELSDELGFQKTPLGEMMIGACRFLVNELQTELEDLCVSRLLSCYSKASSEGVSAPTEDNAEKTVPKMDQDFPKSAKESLACQTSELELTGLTKKLNSSLQEMETKITSVVETIQKITGLNAALDKNTIKRVTSVSKSVCASTDKSLEPEKLSLGPKDLLQSVKPAAQGSGSSVTVVAVEALAALLPQLYWFSQRYSYPTLGRACLTLLLGCQNCPQPFFSSSVAGDCLRRLAREVDCIETLKRDLIWLTSAALK